CTCCGAGACCGAGCCCGGCCTTGGCCGAGACCTCGGGGACCCAGAGCCGGAGCTTGGCGAAGAAGAAGTGCCCGCCGAAGAGGTCGGAGGCCGACGGCCCCTCGGTGAGTCCGTCGCTGTAGACGAAGACGTGCGCGTAGCCCAGCGTCAGGGGCGCGCGCGAGAGAGTGCCGCCCACCTCGAGGGCGTGAAACACTCCGCCGCTGGACGGGCCCGCCCCCCACCCGGTCGCAAGGTGCAGGTGGAAGCCGGAGCGGGGCAAGGTCTCCTGCGGCGCGGCGCCTCCATCGGCGACGGGCGCTGCCGCCGCGGCACCGACGACGGCGAGCTGCGAAAGGAGCAGGAGCGCGAGCCCGCGCTCCCACCCCGGGCCACGCCGCCGGACGGGGGACCTCATGCCGCCGCGTGACCCGGCGGCTGCGCGAAGGCCGACGTCAACTCCTCGACCTTCCGCCGCAGACTCGCCGCCTGCTCACGCTGGCCCATCGCGTCCACGGCGCGCGCGAGCGCCTGCCAGATCAGGATCTGCACCATGCCGCCCTCCCCCGCCAGGCCGTCCAGGGTCAACCGCGTCTCCGTCGGAATCGGCACGCCGGTCACGCCCATGGCGAGGGTGGCCAGCGCGCGGGTCTTCTTTTTCACTAGACCCATCGTGATCCCTCCCTCGCGCTCGATCTGCTCGGCCAGCCCCACGAGGCGCTCCGCCGCCGGTCGCGCGTCCGCGCTCCTGAGCGCCGCCCCGAGGAGCGCCACGCCGTTCACCTGCACCACCGCGGTGAGCGACCCACCGTGTGCAGCGACCTCCTCCTCGAGGGCCGCCACATCACCGAAAATGGTCAGGGCCGCCATCCGCTCCCGCTGGTCCAGGATCTGCCGCAAGGCGATCTTCCTCGTCGGGGGAATGCGCCGGTCGAGGAGGCTGCGCGCAGCTGCCGGGCCCTGGGCCTGCAGCGTCCCCAGCACCTTCTTGCGGATGCTGCCGCGCTTGAGCAGCATGACGACCGACACGATAACACCCACCACCGCGCCAATAATGGCTCCCTCGAGCATGGCCTGCCTCCTCGCGTGCGTGCGCCATCCTCCGCCGAAGGTATGACGTAACCTGGACCTTACGCCACCTGTCCTCGCGGCGGCCCAAGCCCAGCCCCCTCGAGCACCTTGTGACAGGCGCGCGGCATCGCGCGCTGGCCGAGCTCCTCGGGCCGCACCCAGATGCGCGTCGCCACCGACTCAGCCGCCCGACTCGAGCGGCCGAGCAACCGGCACCGGAAGGCGTGCAAGGTCACCTTGAGATGGGAGTAGGCGTGCTTCACGGGCGGCAGCGACTCCTCCACCTCGACCTGGAGGCCGTAGAGCTCGCGCAGCGTCTGTGCGAGGCGCCCCGGTGGCTCCTCGCCGAGGGCGAGCGCGTAGCCCGGGAGGTCCCAGAGCCCCGCGAGGAGGCCCCCCGAGGGGCGTTGCTCGAGGAGCAGCCGCTCGCGGTCGCGTACGAGCGCCACGGCGAACGCCTGGTGCGGGACCGCCTTCGTCGGTCGCGTGGGCGGAAAGCGCGAGGGCTCGCCCGTCGCCGCGGCGGCACACACCGAGAGCAGCGGACAGAGCTCGCACCGAGGCGTGCGGGGGAGACAGACGAGCGCGCCGAGCTCCATCATGGCCTGGTTGTGGCGCGAGGGGTCGTGGTCCGCGAGGAGTTCGTGCGCGAGCGCCTCGAGGCGGCGCGCAACGGGCGCGCGACGCGGATCCTCCTCGAGCGCGAGGAGTCGCGACAGCACCCGGCGCACGTTCGCGTCCACCACGGCCAGGGGGGCGCCGAAGGCCAGGCTGGCCACGGCCGCCACGGTGTAGGGACCTATTCCCGGCAACGTTCGCAACTGGTCGGGGTCCCGCGGGAAGCTCCCGTCGAACCGCACGACCAGCTCGCGCGCGGCCCGGTGCAGGTTGCGCGCGCGGCTGTAGTAGCCGAGCCCCTCCCAGAGCCGCAGCACCTCCACCTCGTCCGCGGCGGCCAGCGCCCGCACGGTCGGCAGCGCCGCAAGCCACCGTTCGTAGTAGGGAACGACCGTCCGCACCTGGGTCTGCTGCAACATCACCTCGGAGATCCAGATCGCGTAGGCGTCCCGCGTGGCGCGCCAGGGGAGCACGCGGGCCTGCTGCAGGTACCAGCGATGCAGCTCCTCGACCGCCGGGCGGAGCAGGTCCGGATGAACGCCCCGCAGCGAAGGGAGCGCGCCGGCCGCCGATCCCGTCAACATGTCGCGTCGCTTCATGAATCCGTCACGTCGGGTTGTGCCTCGCCCGAGCGGTGGCCGGGCCCGTTGCTGTCCCGGGGGGACGGACGTAGCCTGGCCGGGCACGCATCAAAGCACAGCCGCCCCATAACCGTCCAACGGCCCTGGGCGAAAGCAGGGGCAAGACAAGGAGATGACCATGGCGAAACACGAGCTCCCCAAGCTGCCGTATGCCTACGACGCGCTCGAGCCCCACATCGACGCGCGCACGATGGAGATCCACTACACGAAGCACCATCAGGCGTACGTGACGAACCTGAACAACGCGCTGGAGAAGGCTCCCAAGCTCGCCACGCTCACCGCGGAGACCATCATCACCGACCTGGCCAGCGTGCCCGAAGAGGTCCGCACCGTCGTGCGCAACAACGGCGGCGGCCACGCGAACCACACCCTCTTCTGGAGCGTGATGGGGCGCAACAAGGGCGGCCGACCGAGCGGCGAGCTCGCGCAGGCCATCGACAAGACCTTCGGGTCGATCGACGCCTTCCAGGAGAAGTTCACGCAGGCCGCGCTCACCCGCTTCGGGTCAGGCTGGGCCTGGCTCGCCCTCGACAAGGCCGGCCAGCTGGTGGTGTGCTCGACGGCGAACCAGGACAGCCCGCTCATGGAGGGGATGCGCCCGGTCCTCGGCCTGGACGTCTGGGAGCACGCCTACTACCTGCACTACCAGAATCGCCGCCCCGACTACGTCAAGGCCTGGTGGAACGTGGTGGACTGGGACGCGGTGCACTCGCTCTGGAAGGACGCTCAGAAGCGGTAGGTCGACGTCAGCGCCAGCTGCAGCGTGTGCGAGGACTGGATGAAGGCCTCGAACACGCTGTTGCCGGAGCTCGCGGCCTTGGCGATGCTGCCCTGCGCGGCGCTCGCCTGGAAGTTCTCCGGCAGGAAGATCCCCACCCATTCGTAGAGCGCGGCCACGCCCAGGTCCAGGTGCTTGGTCACGCGAAATTCGAGCCCCGCGCCGGTGTAGAAGTTCAGGCCGAAGTTCGCCTCACCCTCCATGATCAGCATGGCCATGCCGAAGCCCACCGGGACGTACGGACGCAGCCGCGTGTCGAGCAGATACCAGCGATAGCCGAGGGCGAAGCGCGTGGTGATGAAGGTGGGGGAGTCGGAGCTGATGTCGATGGCCCCGGTGTCCCAGGTGCCGACGTAGAGGTTCTGCACCAGCTCGGGGGTCTTCTGCCCGGCTACCTTCGTCACCGAGAAGCGCGTCGAGCTGGCCGAGGACCACTTCTGCACCGCGATCGCGCTCCGCAGCGTGAAGTTATTGATCATCAGCGTGAGCCCCAGGTTGAAGCTCACCGTCGGCTTGAGGTTGAGCAAGATGTTGTAGCTGCTGTCCGGCACCTTCAGGAAGGCCTCCCCGGGGGCGTCGTCGTAGCCGAGCGGCACACCGTAGGGGAAGTTGCCGAGCGGGATCCCCGCCCCGGGCGTGAGCTCGAGCCCCACGTCCACGGCCGACGCGCGCCCCGGGGTTGCGAGGAGAAGTCCGGCCACGATTCCGACGAGCCAGCGTCTGGCGTGCATGAGCGTCCTCCCCGGGCCTAGTAGTAGACGCGCGCGTGGATCCCCAGAAAGAGCATGGGGAGCCAGGCGATGGCGTTGTCGAAGACGTTCTGCGTCGCGGCGATCCCCGCCGCGGCCAGGTTCGCGTCGGGCTCGGTCACGAACATCGAGAAGCGTGCGTCCGCGCCGAGGGCGAGCACCTTGAAGAGCGTGTACTCCGCCAGCACCCCCGCCTGCCCGCCGAAGCCGAAGAGGCTGTAGTTCACCACGCCGAAGTCCGGCGGCGACGCGACCACCATGCCGAAGCCCACCGGGATGGCGATGCGGAACCTCTCAGTCGGCTCGAAGGTGAAGCGGTAGCCCATCCCCACGTGGTGCAGGATCAGGGATTGCTGCGCTTCCAGGTCGATGACCTGCTTCACGCCCGAGCGAAGGGCCTCGGGGATCGCGGAGAACGCCGAGTCCGGTATGCGCCCTTTCACCCGCCCCGTGCTGAGCGAGGTGTAGGCCCAGCGGAACTCCCAGTGGTTGAGCGTCAGGCAGAGCGCGAAGCCCGCCCCGACGCCGTTCTCCATCGTGTAGGTGTCGTTCCCGCCGCCGAAGTCGAGATACTTCTTGAACGGGATGGCCACGCCGGGCGCGATCTCGAGGCCCACCACCGACCGCTTGCCGTAGGTCTTCTTGGCCGTCCCCTGGGTCGCGGGGGCGGCGGCCCCAGGGCCGGGAGCCGTCGCCGGCGCAGGTACCGCATTCGCAGCCGAAGGCCCGACCATGAGCCACACGGGAAGGGCTATCAGAGCGGCGTGAAGCCGAGCCATGGGAGCATCCTCCGACGAGAAGTTGGTCGATCTTCGGCCTTCACCGTCGAGCGGTCAAGGGCCACGAGAAACCCTCGGTTCGCCGTCCGCACCGCAGCGGCGACGGAGAATCAGAAGGCGCGCTTGAACTCGAGGACCGTCGCGAAGCGCCGCGCCGGATCCTTGGCCAGGGCGCGCAGGACCGGCTCGTCCACCGCCGCGGGGAGCTCCGTCCGACGCGTGGAGGGGGGCAGCGGCTCCTCGCTGCAGTGCAGAAAGCCGACGGCGATGGGCGAGTCGGCCACGAAGGGCGGCCGGCCGCAGAGCAGGTGATAGGTCATCGCGCCGAGGGCGTAGACATCCGTTCGCGCGTCCATGGGCTGACCGCGCACCTGCTCCGGCGCCATGTATTCCGGCGTGCCCAGGATGAGTCCCGTCGCCGTCATGCCGGCGAAGAAGGAGGCCTTGGCCAGCCCGAAGTCGATCACGCGCAGCTCGCCGCGCTCGTTCACGAGCACGTTCTGCGGCTTCAGGTCCCGGTGAATCACCCCCGCCTGGTGCGCGGCGGCGAGCGCGTCGCAGATCTGCCCCACGAGCGCGCGCGTCTCGTCCAGCGGCAGGTGGCGCCTGCGGCTGAGCAGCTCCGCCAGCGTGAGCCCCGGGAAATACTCCATCGAGAGGAAGAGCAGCCCTTCGGCCTCGCCGAGGTCGTGGATGCGGATCACGTTCGGATGCGTCACCTTGCGCGCGGAGCTGGCCTCGCGGCGAAAACGCTCGGCCGCCGCCGGATCGTCCGACAGGTTGCGCGCGATCACCTTGAGCGCCACCTGCTCGCCCATCTGACGGTCGGTTGCGAGGTAGACAGCCCCCATCCCACCGCGGCCGAGAGTACGCTCGACCTGGAAGCGCCCGAGGAGCACGCTCCCGAGCGGGAGCTCGCCGCTCGAGGCCTCGTGCGCGAGGAGCGAGGTCTTGGCCGTGGCCTCCGCCGCCGCGACCTCGGCGTGGGTTCCCCGCGGCACGGGGGGCGCGAGCGCCAGGCGGCTCTGTTCGGCGGCCAGGCGATTCAGCCGCGCGTTGAGCTCGAGGTCCACCGAGGTCACGATCGTCTCGAGGTTCTGCACCCGTCGTTCGAGCAGGGCGCGATCCTTCTCCGCCGCCTCGAGGCGCAGGCGCTCCGCCGCAGGGAGCTGCGCCGTCTCCCGCTCGAGCCGCAGCCTCTTGAACTTGAAGTACTGCGTGATCCCGACGATGAAGACCGGCATCCCGAAGATCATGATCAGCGCGAGCGGCCCTTCCATAGAGTGACTCGTACACGACGCACCGCTCGTGGGTCAAGGCGTGCTATAGCCCTCTGCGTGGGCGACGCGTTCATCCTGCTCGATCTCGACGGAACGATCCTGCACCTCGGCTGGGGCGACCCCGAGGTGCACCGCGCGCGCGAGCGGCTGGTCGCGCTGGCCCGCGCGCACGCGCTGAATCCTCCGCACGGCATGCTCATCCCGTCGCTGGCGGCTCTCGGCGCGCAGGACCCTTCCATCCTGGAGGCGCTCGACGAGGTGGAGGCCGTGGCCGCCCGCTCCGCCCGGCTCTGCGACGGTGCGCTCGCGGCCCTAGACGCGCTGGGAGAGCTCCCCTGGGCCATCGTCACGAGCAACGGCCGGCCCTGCGCCGAGGCCGCCCTGCGCGCGGTCGGGCTCGACGCCCCGCGCTCGCGCGTGATGGTCTGCCGCGGGGAGACGCGGGCGCTGAAGCCCGATCCGGAGCCCCTGCGGCGCGCGGTGGCGGACCTGGCGAACGTTCACGGGCAGCCGGCGTGTGTGGTGATGGTGGGGGACGCCGCGACGGACCTCCAGGCCGCCGCGGCGCTCGGCCGCGAGGCGAGCTACCCGGTGCACGGTCTGGGGGTCCTCGGCGGCGTCTCCTCGGAACGGCGCTTTCTCGAGGCCGGGGCGGCGCGCGTGCTCGCCAGTCTCTCGCAGCTCTCCACCGCCCTCGAGGAGCTGCTGCCGCGCTGAGGCGCTTCCGCGCTGAGCTGCGCCCGCTACTTGGGCAGGCACAGCCCCCACGGATGGAACTGCACGGGGGTGCAGTCTTCGTTCGTCTCGCACTTCGCGGCGCGCACGTCGCAGAGCCTGCGGCAGAGGGTCGGCACGCCGGCCGAGCAGCCGTGGCCCGGCTGGCACTCGAGGGTCGAGACGCAGGACTGTCCACTCGCCAGCGTCCCCGACGGACAGACGCACGCCGGCCCCTTGCCCTTCACCAGATAGCAGACGCCGCTCGAGCACCCCGAGGCCGCGATCGGGTCGCAGGCCGTCGTGACGCCCGTCGCGCTGCAAGGGCGTGCGTCGACGCCGCTCCGGTCGGCCACGAGCTTCAGGTCGGGGGACGGGGGCGCCGCGTCGGGGGCGCCGCGATCCTGCCGGGGCGGCGCCTGAGCATCGCGCCGCGGAGGGATGTGCCCCAGATCGGGCCACGCCTGGCCGTCCGTGCCCCCCGGAGTCTCCTTCGAACAGGCCCCGAGCAGCAGAGCCCCGAGCAGCGCCCACCGGACCA
This window of the Deltaproteobacteria bacterium genome carries:
- a CDS encoding superoxide dismutase, whose translation is MAKHELPKLPYAYDALEPHIDARTMEIHYTKHHQAYVTNLNNALEKAPKLATLTAETIITDLASVPEEVRTVVRNNGGGHANHTLFWSVMGRNKGGRPSGELAQAIDKTFGSIDAFQEKFTQAALTRFGSGWAWLALDKAGQLVVCSTANQDSPLMEGMRPVLGLDVWEHAYYLHYQNRRPDYVKAWWNVVDWDAVHSLWKDAQKR
- a CDS encoding HAD family hydrolase translates to MGDAFILLDLDGTILHLGWGDPEVHRARERLVALARAHALNPPHGMLIPSLAALGAQDPSILEALDEVEAVAARSARLCDGALAALDALGELPWAIVTSNGRPCAEAALRAVGLDAPRSRVMVCRGETRALKPDPEPLRRAVADLANVHGQPACVVMVGDAATDLQAAAALGREASYPVHGLGVLGGVSSERRFLEAGAARVLASLSQLSTALEELLPR
- a CDS encoding serine/threonine protein kinase is translated as MEGPLALIMIFGMPVFIVGITQYFKFKRLRLERETAQLPAAERLRLEAAEKDRALLERRVQNLETIVTSVDLELNARLNRLAAEQSRLALAPPVPRGTHAEVAAAEATAKTSLLAHEASSGELPLGSVLLGRFQVERTLGRGGMGAVYLATDRQMGEQVALKVIARNLSDDPAAAERFRREASSARKVTHPNVIRIHDLGEAEGLLFLSMEYFPGLTLAELLSRRRHLPLDETRALVGQICDALAAAHQAGVIHRDLKPQNVLVNERGELRVIDFGLAKASFFAGMTATGLILGTPEYMAPEQVRGQPMDARTDVYALGAMTYHLLCGRPPFVADSPIAVGFLHCSEEPLPPSTRRTELPAAVDEPVLRALAKDPARRFATVLEFKRAF
- the mutY gene encoding A/G-specific adenine glycosylase — protein: MKRRDMLTGSAAGALPSLRGVHPDLLRPAVEELHRWYLQQARVLPWRATRDAYAIWISEVMLQQTQVRTVVPYYERWLAALPTVRALAAADEVEVLRLWEGLGYYSRARNLHRAARELVVRFDGSFPRDPDQLRTLPGIGPYTVAAVASLAFGAPLAVVDANVRRVLSRLLALEEDPRRAPVARRLEALAHELLADHDPSRHNQAMMELGALVCLPRTPRCELCPLLSVCAAAATGEPSRFPPTRPTKAVPHQAFAVALVRDRERLLLEQRPSGGLLAGLWDLPGYALALGEEPPGRLAQTLRELYGLQVEVEESLPPVKHAYSHLKVTLHAFRCRLLGRSSRAAESVATRIWVRPEELGQRAMPRACHKVLEGAGLGPPRGQVA